One stretch of Malus domestica chromosome 14, GDT2T_hap1 DNA includes these proteins:
- the LOC103455244 gene encoding rac-like GTP-binding protein ARAC8 gives MASSASRFIKCVTVGDGAVGKTCMLICYTSNKFPTDYIPTVFDNFSANVVVEGTTVNLGLWDTAGQEDYNRLRPLSYRGADVFVLAFSLVSRASYENVLKKWIPELQHYAPGVPVVLAGTKLDLREDKHYLADHPGLVPVTTAQGEELRKQIGASFYIECSSKTQQNVKAVFDAAIRVVIKPPQKQKEKKKKQPRGCLVNILCGRRLVCLK, from the exons ATGGCTTCAAGCGCTTCAAGGTTCATCAAGTGTGTGACTGTGGGAGATGGGGCTGTGGGGAAGACCTGTATGCTTATTTGCTACACCAGCAACAAGTTTCCCACT GACTATATACCAACTGTGTTTGACAACTTCAGTGCAAATGTGGTGGTTGAAGGCACCACTGTGAACTTAGGCTTATGGGACACTGCTG GGCAAGAGGATTACAATCGGTTGAGGCCATTGAGCTACAGAGGGGCAGATGTCTTTGTCTTGGCTTTCTCATTAGTTAGCCGTGCGAGCTATGAGAATGTATTGAAAAAG TGGATCCCTGAACTCCAGCATTATGCTCCCGGAGTGCCGGTAGTACTTGCCGGCACGAAATTAG ATCTTCGAGAGGATAAGCACTATTTGGCTGATCACCCGGGGTTGGTACCTGTGACCACTGCACAG GGTGAAGAGCTGCGCAAACAGATTGGTGCTTCTTTTTATATAGAATGCAGCTCAAAAACCCAACAG AATGTGAAAGCAGTTTTCGATGCTGCGATCAGGGTGGTTATCAAGCCGCCGCAgaagcagaaggaaaagaagaaaaagcaaCCTCGGGGATGCCTAGT CAACATCCTTTGCGGGAGGAGGCTAGTGTGCCTCAAGTGA
- the LOC103455243 gene encoding uncharacterized protein yields the protein MHGRGSEERKRSWHMLKVPTRVCVANGSSSSPSSLPNSFFKDGRKISVGDCALFKPPQDSPPFIGIIRCVTTGREKKLKLGVNWLYRPSEIKLGKGILLDAALNEIFYSFHKDEIPAASLLHPCKVAFLPKGVDLPSGISSFVCRRVYDITNNCLWWLTDQDFINERQEEVDQLLYKTQVEMHATVQSGGRSPKPLNGPTSASQLKVVSDGVQNSGSSFSSLVKGKKRERGDQGSEPVKRERTMKTDYGDSGSFRQETTLKSEIAKITEKGGLLDSEGVEKLLQLMIPDENEKKIDLAGRLMLANVIAATDKFDCLSQFVLKGVPVFDEWIQEVGHKGKIGDGNGPKDSDKSIEEFLLVLLRALDKLPVNLEALQMCNIGKSVNHLRTHKNLEIQKKVRSLVDKWKKRVEAEMDAKSNSNAAVSWSARPRFPEVSHGGNRHSGGSVDVAVKSSVTQLSISKSASVKLVHGDGITKSASVSPGSLKSVPSPVSASSNLKDGLPRVVAVGVTVDLPSTTPRDEKSSSSSQSHNNSQSCSNDHARTGGISGKEDARSSTAGSMNVKVSGGSSRPRKSTNGFPGSALSVVQRETLSSRSSSLHKNPVPEKSSQPGLTSEKVLDGPSAEGNGPKLIVKIPNCGRSPAQSGSGGSSEDPLNTISRAASPMQKVEAYRATVTSDVNNESWQSNDFKDVLTGSDEGDGSPAAVTDEEHDRPGDDSKKIAEVPKAASSSSGNEKSGNLQDASFSSIHALIESCAKYSEGNASLSAGDELGMNLLASVAGEMSKSESPTDSPQRSTPVSEYLCKGTDPRVKSPPVDELARDENQSNDVADDECENHGVAFTTSGAKNGVVQSFSSLPEQSSVAEDTGNLCSSNRSFHHSAEPTPESKEKSMEVTLAPFTASPPSTVEKAMDGEGVPLQDKKVVGGVSADVISENKVSDVSSRVVVGNEAIEEHSLHPEFDVDGMIKTSSYEGSVHTEEKPSSLKKHSELVNGTCEEALLSSSFRKGLISEKVSELKAETTDEKDGPSYCNQAENPRIDSESNGPGTLKTENNDLTTPGSQALGGSSSAVTDNTGEDVEENMKTKETNDQVVEPGIRKVSPDIPMQEVEEYLRPKSSKLTNMEAEEAEECTSTTADASSVSAAGAAVVDAKVEFDLNEGFNADDGKYAEPNNLTVPGCSTALRLISPVPFAVSSVSSGLPASVSVPAAAKGPCVPPDDLLKSKGAEVGWRGSAATSAFRPAEPRKVQEFPLGTSISVPEPTPSKKGRPALDIDLNIPDERILEDMASQSSAQETSSIADTINNKAFAGDQSMSIAPVHSSGGLDLDLNQVDEASEMGNYPLSNSHRMDNQILSIKSGGPVNGEVSLCRDFDLNNGPVVDELCAEPAVFSQHAMSSVPSQPPVSGFRMNNTEVGNFSSWFPPSNTYSAVAIPSIISDCGEQPFPVVATGGPQTMLGPPSGSNPFNPDLYRVGSVLSPSPAVPYPSTSFPYPVFPFGSNFPLPSAAFPGGSATYLDSSSAGRLFPGVRSQLLGPAGVVSSNYPRPYVVNLPDGSNNSSGESSRKWGRQGLDLNAGPGGPDLDGRDVTSPLVPRQLSVASSQAMAEDQARMFQMQGGTFKRKEPEGGWDAYRQSLWK from the exons AAAGCTTGGCAAAGGCATCTTGTTGGATGCTGCGctgaatgaaattttttattcctttcataAGGATGAGATACCTGCCGCATCGTTACTTCATCCGTGTAAAGTCGCGTTCCTTCCTAAAGGTGTTGATCTTCCGTCAGGGATTTCATCTTTTGTGTGCCGGCGTGTTTATGACATCACAAATAATTGTTTATGGTGGCTAACTGATCAGGACTTTATTAAT GAGCGACAAGAGGAAGTAGATCAATTGTTGTATAAAACTCAAGTAGAAATGCATGCAACTGTGCAGTCTGGTGGCCGATCCCCAAAACCATTGAATGGTCCAACATCAGCATCACAGTTAAAAGTTGTGTCAGATGGTGTCCAGAATAGTGGCTCATCTTTTTCCTCTTTAGTTAAGGGGAAGAAAAGGGAGCGGGGAGATCAAGGATCTGAGCCTGTCAAACGAGAACGCACTATGAAAACAGATTATGGGGATTCTGGCAGCTTTAGACAGGAAACCACTTTAAAATCTGAAATTGCCAAAATAACAGAAAAAGGAGGCCTTTTAGATTCTGAAGGGGTTGAGAAATTGCTGCAGCTCATGATACCTGATgaaaatgagaaaaaaataGACTTGGCTGGCCGGTTAATGCTTGCTAATGTCATAGCAGCCACAGATAAATTTGATTGCCTTAGTCAATTTGTACTCAAGGGTGTGCCAGTATTCGATGAATGGATCCAAGAGGTTGGACATAAAGGGAAGATAGGTGATGGGAATGGACCCAAAGATAGCGATAAATCTATTGAGGAGTTTCTCTTGGTTTTACTTCGGGCACTGGATAAGCTGCCTGTTAATCTTGAAGCTCTGCAAATGTGTAACATTGGAAAGTCTGTAAATCACTTACGGACGCATAAGAACTTGGAAATCCAGAAGAAAGTAAGAAGCTTAGTTGATAAATGGAAGAAACGAGTTGAAGCTGAAATGGATGCAAAGTCTAATTCAAATGCGGCTGTCTCCTGGTCTGCAAGACCACGCTTCCCAGAAGTTTCTCATGGTGGAAACAGGCATTCTGGTGGATCTGTTGATGTTGCCGTGAAGAGCTCAGTCACACAGCTCTCCATATCCAAATCTGCTTCAGTTAAGCTTGTCCATGGAGATGGTATTACCAAATCTGCTTCAGTATCACCGGGATCTTTGAAATCAGTTCCCTCACCAGTGTCAGCAAGTTCTAACTTAAAAGATGGACTGCCTCGAGTTGTTGCTGTTGGCGTCACAGTTGATCTTCCTTCGACAACTCCAAGGGATGAGAAAAGTAGCAGTTCTAGTCAATCTCACAACAACAGTCAGTCGTGTTCGAATGATCATGCAAGAACTGGAGGTATTTCTGGGAAAGAGGATGCGAGGAGCTCTACTGCTGGTTCAATGAATGTTAAGGTATCAGGTGGCTCTTCCCGACCTCGGAAATCAACAAATGGCTTCCCAGGCTCTGCTCTTTCTGTAGTTCAAAGGGAAACTTTGTCAAGCAGAAGTTCATCTTTGCACAAGAATCCAGTTCCAGAAAAATCATCACAGCCTGGATTGACGAGTGAAAAGGTACTAGATGGACCTTCTGCTGAGGGAAATGGACCCAAGTTGATTGTTAAGATTCCAAATTGTGGTCGCAGTCCTGCACAAAGTGGCAGTGGAGGTTCGTCTGAAGATCCTTTAAATACTATTAGCAGAGCTGCTTCTCCCATGCAAAAGGTTGAAGCTTATCGAGCCACTGTTACCTCAGATGTGAACAACGAATCATGGCAAAGTAATGATTTCAAGGATGTACTGACTGGATCGGATGAGGGTGATGGATCCCCGGCTGCTGTTACTGATGAAGAGCATGATAGGCCCGGTGACGACTCTAAGAAGATTGCCGAAGTCCCAAAAGCTGCTTCCTCGTCATCTGGGAACGAAAAGTCGGGGAATTTGCAGGATGCTTCTTTCAGCTCTATACATGCATTAATTGAAAGCTGTGCGAAGTATTCTGAAGGTAATGCCTCTTTGTCAGCTGGAGATGAGCTTGGTATGAATCTGCTTGCTAGTGTTGCTGGAGAGATGTCTAAATCTGAATCCCCAACTGATTCTCCTCAAAGGTCTACCCCGGTTTCTGAGTATCTCTGCAAAGGCACTGATCCCAGAGTCAAATCACCTCCAGTTGATGAGCTTGCTCGAGATGAAAATCAGTCTAATGATGTCGCTGATGATGAATGTGAGAACCACGGTGTTGCATTCACTACTTCTGGGGCTAAGAATGGGGTTGTCCAATCTTTTTCTTCCCTGCCTGAACAGTCTTCTGTAGCAGAGGACACTGGAAATCTATGCTCTTCAAATAGAAGTTTTCATCATTCTGCAGAACCCACCccagaaagcaaagaaaaatctATGGAAGTTACTCTAGCTCCTTTTACTGCTTCCCCTCCTAGTACAGTTGAGAAAGCTATGGACGGTGAAGGAGTACCTCTTCAAGACAAAAAGGTGGTTGGTGGAGTGAGTGCTGATGTCATTTCAGAAAATAAGGTCAGTGATGTTAGTTCGAGGGTAGTAGTGGGGAATGAAGCCATTGAAGAACATTCCTTGCACCCAGAGTTTGATGTTGATGGTATGATAAAAACTTCAAGTTATGAAGGGAGTGTACATACGGAGGAGAAACCATCTAGTTTAAAGAAGCATTCTGAGTTGGTGAATGGAACCTGTGAAGAAGCGCTACTTTCTTCTAGTTTTCGTAAAGGTTTGATCTCAGAAAAAGTCAGTGAACTGAAGGCTGAAACAACTGATGAAAAGGATGGCCCGAGTTATTGTAATCAGGCTGAAAATCCCAGAATTGATTCAGAAAGTAATGGTCCTGGCACtttgaaaacagaaaataatGATCTTACAACTCCTGGGAGTCAAGCTCTAGGTGGCTCTAGTTCCGCTGTTACTGATAATACCGGTGAAGATGTAGAGGAGAATATGAAAACTAAAGAAACTAATGATCAAGTTGTTGAACCTGGTATTAGGAAGGTGTCGCCTGATATTCCCATGCAGGAAGTAGAAGAATATTTGAGGCCGAAGAGTTCTAAATTAACCAACATGGAAGCAGAAGAAGCTGAGGAATGTACATCTACAACTGCAGATGCTTCTTCTGTGTCTGCTGCAGGGGCAGCAGTTGTGGATGCAAAAGTGGAGTTTGATTTGAACGAAGGCTTTAATGCCGATGATGGGAAATATGCAGAGCCAAATAATTTGACAGTACCTGGATGTTCAACTGCTCTTCGGTTGATTAGCCCGGTACCTTTTGCTGTTTCTTCTGTGTCTAGTGGCCTTCCTGCTTCAGTTTCAGTTCCTGCTGCAGCAAAAGGGCCGTGTGTTCCACCAGATGACCTGTTGAAGAGTAAAGGGGCGGAGGTTGGTTGGAGGGGATCAGCAGCTACAAGCGCGTTCCGGCCAGCTGAACCCAGAAAAGTTCAAGAATTTCCACTGGGTACAAGTATTTCAGTTCCCGAGCCTACACCGAGCAAGAAAGGACGCCCAGCTTTAGACATTGACTTGAACATACCCGATGAAAGAATTCTGGAGGATATGGCTTCTCAAAGTTCTGCTCAAGAGACATCTTCTATTGCTGACACAATAAACAATAAAGCTTTTGCGGGTGACCAGTCGATGAGTATTGCACCCGTTCACAGTTCTGGAGGTCTTGATCTTGACTTGAATCAAGTTGATGAGGCTTCTGAAATGGGCAATTATCCATTGAGCAATAGCCATCGAATGGATAACCAAATCCTATCAATAAAATCAGGTGGACCTGTCAATGGAGAAGTTAGTCTTTGTAGGGATTTTGATTTGAATAACGGACCTGTTGTTGATGAGTTGTGTGCTGAACCGGCAGTGTTTAGTCAGCATGCCATGAGCAGTGTACCATCTCAACCACCTGTATCTGGTTTTAGGATGAACAATACAGAAGTAGGGAATTTCTCATCATGGTTTCCTCCTAGCAATACGTATTCTGCAGTCGCAATTCCTTCAATTATTTCAGATTGTGGAGAGCAGCCATTCCCAGTTGTTGCAACTGGGGGACCACAGACGATGTTGGGCCCCCCTAGTGGTAGCAACCCATTTAACCCTGATCTGTACAGGGTGGGGTCGGTTTTGTCACCTTCCCCAGCAGTGCCCTATCCTTCTACTTCATTTCCATATCCAGTTTTTCCTTTTGGAAGCAATTTTCCTCTGCCCTCAGCCGCTTTTCCAGGCGGGTCAGCAACATATCTTGATTCATCATCTGCCGGGAGGCTTTTTCCTGGGGTTCGTTCCCAGCTGTTAGGACCTGCTGGTGTGGTTTCATCCAATTACCCAAGGCCTTATGTTGTTAATCTTCCTGATGGTAGCAATAACAGTAGCGGTGAAAGCAGTAGGAAGTGGGGAAGACAAGGGCTTGATCTCAATGCAGGGCCTGGAGGTCCAGACTTAGATGGGAGAGATGTGACATCACCTCTTGTCCCGCGGCAACTATCTGTTGCCAGTTCACAAGCCATGGCTGAGGACCAAGCAAGGATGTTCCAGATGCAAGGTGGCACCTTTAAAAGGAAGGAACCCGAGGGAGGGTGGGACGCCTACAGACAGTCCTTGTGGAAATAG